One window from the genome of Cryobacterium sp. GrIS_2_6 encodes:
- a CDS encoding FHA domain-containing protein, with protein MNCLICGAPLSAGAMFCGECGSSTKATPKTRKRHDPRPNDTTIIQPLRPRPTVVSIPVTTAAAGPGVLGKPGVSAPPVAVPSPEPEPEPEAEAEAETEIESSSPFAPGRRLHPVTPTRPSRQGAHTHASHVALTGGGAPTAVGAFVLQFSTGEDLEVCGTGLIGRRPMPQPSEHFDRLVQIIDPGMSVSKTHLEFGQHDGELWVNDRFSGNGTVIRRPDATMVRCEPGRRYLVPRGSRVEIGDQYFQVS; from the coding sequence GTGAATTGCCTGATCTGCGGGGCGCCGCTGAGCGCGGGCGCCATGTTCTGCGGTGAGTGCGGCAGTTCGACGAAGGCGACCCCGAAGACCCGCAAGCGTCACGACCCGCGTCCGAACGACACGACGATCATCCAGCCGCTGCGACCCCGCCCGACCGTTGTCTCGATTCCGGTGACCACCGCTGCGGCCGGTCCCGGCGTGCTCGGCAAGCCTGGGGTGTCCGCCCCGCCCGTTGCCGTACCGTCACCCGAACCCGAACCCGAACCCGAAGCCGAAGCCGAAGCCGAAACCGAGATCGAATCGTCGTCGCCGTTCGCACCGGGCCGTCGCCTGCACCCCGTTACTCCCACGCGTCCGTCCAGGCAGGGCGCGCATACCCACGCTTCCCACGTCGCCCTCACCGGTGGTGGAGCCCCGACAGCGGTCGGCGCCTTCGTGCTGCAGTTCAGCACAGGGGAGGACCTCGAAGTGTGCGGCACCGGACTGATCGGACGCCGGCCGATGCCGCAACCGAGCGAGCACTTCGACCGTCTTGTGCAGATCATCGATCCGGGCATGTCGGTGTCGAAGACCCACCTCGAGTTCGGCCAACATGACGGCGAGCTCTGGGTCAACGACCGCTTCTCCGGCAACGGCACCGTCATCCGCCGCCCCGACGCGACGATGGTGCGGTGCGAGCCCGGGCGCCGATATCTCGTGCCGCGCGGATCGCGCGTCGAGATCGGTGACCAGTACTTCCAAGTCAGCTGA
- a CDS encoding spermidine/putrescine ABC transporter substrate-binding protein: protein MMPRPLPADPMIRQLVRQAQQATLGRRTLLAGAGAGAAALALAACSTGGAAKPSAAADVSDSDKTIRWDNWALYIDVNDAGSYPTLEAFTAETGIKVAYTEAVDDNNTYYGKVKDQLALGKDIGADVACLTDWMVGRLIRFGYTQGLDHANIPNLSNLVPSLTDVDFDPGRSMSVPWQGGFAGIAWNKEKLPNGFTSVSELWDPSLKGRIGVLSEMRDTMGLIMLDQGVDISGKWGDSEFGAAIDEFKKQVANGQVRNIKGNAYKEDLVNEDTLAAIVWSGDIVQLNAENGDKWGFAVPEKGGTLWNDNFIVPIGSPRKKNVEKLINYYYEPEVAAEVAAYVNYITPVAGAKDAAMAIDPELANNQLIFPDASTLAKAHVFRTLDGTEEQKYGADFQSILLGA from the coding sequence ATGATGCCGAGGCCGTTGCCCGCCGACCCGATGATCCGCCAGCTCGTCCGCCAGGCCCAGCAGGCCACCCTGGGTCGTCGCACCCTGCTCGCGGGGGCCGGCGCCGGAGCCGCGGCCCTCGCCCTCGCGGCGTGCTCCACCGGCGGAGCCGCCAAGCCGTCCGCGGCCGCCGACGTCTCCGATTCAGACAAAACCATCCGCTGGGACAACTGGGCGCTCTACATCGACGTAAACGACGCAGGCAGCTACCCCACGCTCGAGGCGTTCACCGCAGAGACCGGCATCAAGGTCGCGTACACGGAAGCCGTCGACGACAACAACACCTACTACGGCAAGGTCAAGGACCAACTCGCTCTCGGCAAGGACATCGGCGCCGATGTCGCGTGCCTCACCGACTGGATGGTCGGCCGACTGATCCGCTTCGGCTACACCCAGGGCCTCGATCACGCGAACATCCCCAACCTCAGCAACCTGGTCCCGTCCCTCACGGACGTAGACTTCGACCCCGGTCGCTCGATGAGCGTGCCGTGGCAGGGCGGATTCGCGGGGATCGCCTGGAACAAGGAGAAGCTCCCCAACGGCTTCACCTCGGTCTCCGAACTGTGGGACCCGAGCCTCAAGGGCCGCATCGGCGTCCTCTCGGAGATGCGCGACACGATGGGCCTGATCATGCTCGACCAGGGCGTCGACATCTCCGGGAAGTGGGGTGACTCCGAATTCGGCGCCGCGATCGACGAGTTCAAGAAGCAGGTCGCCAACGGCCAGGTCCGCAATATCAAGGGCAACGCCTACAAGGAGGACCTCGTCAACGAGGACACTCTCGCCGCCATCGTCTGGTCGGGTGACATCGTGCAGCTCAACGCCGAGAACGGCGACAAGTGGGGCTTCGCCGTACCCGAGAAGGGCGGAACGCTCTGGAACGACAACTTCATCGTGCCGATCGGATCCCCGCGCAAGAAGAACGTCGAAAAGCTGATCAACTACTACTACGAGCCAGAGGTCGCCGCAGAGGTCGCCGCGTACGTGAACTACATCACTCCCGTCGCCGGCGCGAAGGATGCCGCGATGGCGATCGACCCCGAGCTGGCGAACAACCAGCTGATCTTCCCTGACGCCTCGACCCTCGCGAAGGCGCACGTGTTCCGCACCCTCGACGGGACAGAGGAGCAGAAGTACGGCGCCGACTTCCAGTCGATCCTGCTGGGAGCCTAG
- a CDS encoding transglutaminase domain-containing protein has product MTGRVKPRASAAFVVGNTAALLLATMVAAVTLWPVYGNREFVVLVVVTALLGSGIAIVGMVFRWRAWLVSLVTIAVYFLVGVPLAIPGEATRGVLPTLAGLGDLAAATALSWKELVTIVLPVGSYQALLVPALILVLSSTVAGLSIALRARVGELGALGPIALYVAGIGLGPTVGFAPIETGLALFVVLLFWLLWQRAARRRALLGLSGARQSARTRESRAGRRLTAARGVLSAALIAALAIGVGTAAAMAFPVQVPRDVVRARVQQPFDPNDYPSPLSEFRSYLQPGRSDAVMLSVTGLPAGGRLRLAALDSYNGIVYSLDGAANFFTRLPDRLDQSGVSGDPSSIDVTIDDYAGVWVPGTGQLERIRFSGETGTARADAFYYNDGTGTAAVLGGLASGDTYTATAVVPLVPGSLATLTPGTAALPALEALPDSVEGALAGYVRAGDPPGVQLQAMLDGLKADGYVSHGIGEDEPVSRSGHGLDRISQLFTDKPMLGDAEQYAVAAALLARRLGFPARVVMGFVPEPLGSADASETPVIVHGADVSAWIEVQTATEGWVTIDPTPAVRDVPEKQPDRPQIVSRPQTVVPPLVPSVTEQRDPASPENAAETPPAPLSPLLALLVTVLTITGWTLLAALVIAGPFLVVILAKARRRRLRRGRGSTLDRVRGGWREYADTAVDFGIDVPVGATRLELAEAVGGEPPVAAAVAVDRAVFAPGRPSDGVADQIWRMVEDLRSALAAGRTRRDRFRALISLRSFARYAGRASVPPANRGTPSGDRVSKPGRDRRKEGVVS; this is encoded by the coding sequence GTGACCGGGAGAGTGAAGCCCCGCGCATCCGCCGCCTTCGTCGTCGGGAACACGGCGGCGCTGCTGCTCGCGACGATGGTCGCGGCCGTGACTCTCTGGCCGGTTTACGGGAACCGCGAATTCGTGGTGCTCGTCGTCGTCACCGCGTTGCTCGGTTCGGGAATTGCGATCGTCGGTATGGTGTTCCGCTGGCGGGCGTGGCTGGTCTCGCTCGTCACGATCGCGGTGTATTTCCTGGTCGGAGTGCCGCTTGCGATCCCGGGCGAGGCGACCAGGGGCGTCCTGCCGACCCTCGCCGGGCTCGGAGACCTCGCCGCGGCGACCGCACTGAGCTGGAAGGAGCTCGTCACGATCGTGCTCCCCGTCGGCTCGTACCAGGCCCTGTTGGTTCCGGCTCTCATCCTCGTCCTGTCGAGCACCGTCGCCGGACTCTCGATCGCCCTCAGGGCACGGGTCGGCGAGCTCGGCGCACTCGGACCGATCGCGCTCTACGTCGCCGGGATCGGCCTCGGACCGACCGTCGGATTCGCGCCGATCGAGACCGGTCTCGCTCTCTTCGTCGTGCTGCTGTTCTGGCTGCTCTGGCAACGCGCGGCACGCCGGCGGGCGCTGCTCGGCCTCTCCGGTGCCCGGCAGTCCGCGCGCACCCGCGAATCGCGGGCCGGTCGCCGGCTCACCGCGGCCCGCGGGGTGCTCTCGGCCGCGCTGATCGCCGCCCTCGCGATCGGGGTCGGTACCGCGGCGGCCATGGCCTTCCCTGTGCAGGTGCCCCGGGATGTCGTGCGGGCCCGCGTGCAGCAGCCCTTCGACCCGAATGATTACCCGAGCCCGCTGAGTGAATTCCGCAGTTACCTGCAGCCCGGGCGGTCCGATGCCGTGATGCTGTCGGTGACCGGCCTGCCGGCCGGGGGACGGTTGCGACTCGCGGCCCTCGATTCCTACAACGGAATCGTCTATTCCCTCGATGGGGCAGCGAACTTCTTCACCCGACTTCCCGACCGGCTCGACCAGAGCGGGGTCTCCGGCGACCCCTCGTCGATCGACGTGACCATCGACGATTACGCGGGCGTCTGGGTCCCGGGTACCGGGCAACTCGAACGCATCCGCTTCAGCGGGGAGACCGGCACGGCCCGGGCCGATGCGTTCTACTACAACGACGGCACGGGGACCGCTGCCGTCCTCGGGGGACTCGCCTCCGGCGACACCTACACGGCCACCGCGGTCGTGCCACTGGTTCCCGGGTCGCTCGCGACGCTCACGCCGGGCACGGCCGCCCTCCCGGCACTCGAGGCGCTGCCCGACTCCGTCGAAGGGGCGCTCGCGGGATACGTTCGCGCCGGGGACCCGCCCGGCGTGCAATTGCAGGCCATGCTGGACGGGTTGAAGGCGGATGGTTACGTGAGTCACGGCATCGGTGAGGACGAGCCGGTGAGCCGGTCGGGCCACGGTCTGGACCGGATCAGTCAGCTTTTCACCGATAAGCCCATGCTCGGGGACGCCGAACAGTACGCCGTCGCGGCCGCGCTGTTGGCGCGGCGGCTGGGGTTTCCAGCCAGGGTCGTCATGGGATTCGTCCCCGAGCCGCTCGGATCCGCCGACGCGTCGGAAACGCCGGTGATCGTGCACGGGGCCGACGTATCCGCCTGGATCGAGGTCCAGACGGCAACGGAGGGCTGGGTGACGATCGACCCCACTCCCGCCGTGCGCGACGTGCCGGAGAAACAGCCGGACCGGCCCCAGATCGTCTCGCGACCGCAGACCGTCGTGCCGCCGCTGGTTCCGAGTGTGACGGAGCAGCGGGATCCCGCCTCTCCCGAGAATGCCGCGGAGACACCGCCGGCACCGCTGTCGCCGTTGCTGGCGCTGCTCGTCACCGTGCTGACGATCACCGGTTGGACGCTGCTCGCCGCCCTCGTCATCGCCGGCCCGTTCCTCGTCGTGATCCTCGCTAAGGCCCGTCGGCGCAGGCTCCGCCGCGGAAGGGGCTCAACGCTCGACCGGGTGCGCGGCGGCTGGCGCGAATACGCGGACACCGCGGTGGACTTCGGCATCGATGTGCCGGTCGGCGCGACCCGCCTCGAACTGGCCGAGGCGGTCGGCGGGGAGCCGCCTGTTGCGGCGGCGGTCGCGGTGGACCGGGCTGTTTTCGCGCCGGGGCGGCCGAGCGACGGCGTCGCTGACCAGATCTGGAGAATGGTCGAAGACCTGCGGTCCGCGCTCGCCGCGGGACGCACCCGCAGGGACCGGTTCCGAGCCCTCATTTCGCTGCGCTCGTTCGCTCGCTACGCTGGAAGGGCATCCGTTCCACCTGCGAATCGGGGCACGCCGAGCGGGGACCGGGTTTCCAAACCCGGCCGGGACCGGCGAAAGGAAGGAGTCGTTTCGTGA
- a CDS encoding FtsK/SpoIIIE domain-containing protein has product MTDFFLADEPLSLPASPTEPAPAAFPLIASLAPLVAAGVIWLLTGSAFVLLFAVLGPVIAVASVVDGRRAARRTRRRDAAAHSAALAELRNAVTERHTELRLRRRQETPSASQLLETPDRASRWRSRAGGAVSVVLGSGSTASGIRLEGTGSERELRDWAATLLDAPITADASGGVALVGPTALVRAFARALLVQLAFALTPDRFALEPVASDRPDDDWAWTRALPHTTRAGVAADAGPAEAAGPADRRSPAEAARKVVLLRFTDMPVEGNHAPTVEPRQGHPRVPWLLLATDLVDVPPGCATVVRLHSATRAEVLFLAESEHPESPGSSAVHGSRRGSSQRPDFRPEFVTREQAIGFARLLRERAATAGLLGGHGSLPARVTRAELAAIAGHPLAAVAADWDGLACAIGVGADGPVTLDLVGQGPHAVVGGTTGSGKSELLVSWVSQIAADRPPDDVTFLLIDFKGGAAFRPLAVLPHCVGLVTDLDGRRAERALASLGAELRHRERVLAAAGARDLAEWRSLDGPASPKRPALPRLVIVVDEFATMLASFPELHALFVDIAARGRSLGVHLVLCTQRPAGVVRDALLANCTLRISLRVNNAADSQAVLGTDAAAAIAAAVPGRCLIALGDGDPEACQVAVTSGAEIEALAAVAGSTVDGGVVPPRHPRRPWLDPLPPRVALADLDGLQDLDRPESEAHAPDRTPAVEHEFRVGLVDEPDRQRYSVARYGPGDGNMFVLGGARSGKTSVLSVFASQARAAHSWVGWPNPEVEAVWDALTEARDWIDRGGAGRVRTDQAGAGPARRASSRLLLLDDFDSVCARWEPDHRQAALECLASLLRDGLPVGLRVVITAQRVNGPLQNLAALCQEHLLLRLPDRAEHLAAGGQAAQFDPTLPPGGGHWRGRRIQVLAPQSLVPDTAASPVAGRPDRAVPGPDVRPTATVLVLSAGTSIIHVSGSPARSAAHFRADAAHPDVVELTAGAGPANSEAVLVRRGAATVFIGDPETWQANWSLLAALRVRAPIVFDGCTLADYRMLTRRRDLPPPLAPGRGHLWSLSPEGALARVVFEAA; this is encoded by the coding sequence GTGACCGACTTCTTCCTCGCCGACGAACCGCTGTCGCTGCCCGCGTCCCCGACGGAACCCGCTCCCGCCGCGTTCCCCTTGATCGCCTCCCTGGCGCCCCTCGTGGCGGCCGGCGTGATCTGGCTCCTGACCGGTTCGGCGTTCGTGCTGCTGTTCGCGGTGCTCGGCCCGGTGATCGCCGTGGCGAGCGTGGTCGATGGGCGCCGAGCCGCACGCCGCACCCGCCGCCGCGATGCCGCCGCGCACTCCGCGGCTCTCGCCGAGCTACGGAACGCGGTCACCGAGCGCCACACAGAGCTGCGGCTACGGCGTCGGCAGGAGACCCCGTCCGCGTCACAGCTCCTCGAGACGCCGGACCGGGCATCCCGCTGGAGATCTCGGGCCGGAGGCGCAGTATCCGTGGTTCTGGGATCGGGTAGCACGGCGAGCGGTATCCGTCTCGAGGGAACCGGCTCGGAGCGGGAGCTGCGCGACTGGGCCGCCACGCTCCTGGATGCACCCATCACAGCGGATGCCTCTGGCGGCGTCGCGCTCGTCGGGCCCACGGCCCTCGTGCGCGCGTTCGCCCGGGCGCTGCTCGTGCAGCTTGCATTCGCCCTGACACCCGACCGTTTCGCCCTGGAACCGGTCGCTTCGGACCGACCGGACGACGACTGGGCGTGGACCAGGGCCCTGCCGCACACGACCCGTGCAGGCGTCGCGGCTGACGCGGGTCCCGCGGAGGCCGCTGGGCCCGCGGACCGCAGAAGCCCCGCGGAGGCAGCCCGGAAGGTCGTCCTGCTTCGGTTCACCGACATGCCGGTCGAAGGCAACCACGCTCCCACCGTCGAACCTCGACAGGGACACCCGCGGGTGCCGTGGTTGCTGCTGGCCACGGACCTCGTCGACGTGCCGCCCGGCTGCGCGACGGTCGTGCGTCTTCACAGTGCAACCCGGGCGGAGGTGCTCTTCCTTGCGGAATCCGAGCACCCAGAGAGCCCCGGGAGCTCCGCGGTTCATGGGTCTCGTCGGGGGTCGTCCCAGCGCCCGGACTTCCGGCCGGAGTTCGTCACGAGGGAACAGGCGATCGGCTTCGCCCGGCTGCTCCGAGAGCGTGCTGCAACGGCGGGTCTTCTCGGTGGGCATGGTTCGCTGCCCGCCCGGGTGACGCGCGCCGAGCTGGCCGCGATCGCCGGGCATCCGCTCGCCGCGGTGGCGGCGGACTGGGACGGTCTCGCGTGCGCGATCGGTGTCGGCGCCGACGGGCCGGTCACGCTCGACCTCGTCGGCCAGGGTCCGCACGCCGTTGTCGGCGGCACGACCGGGAGCGGCAAGAGCGAACTGCTGGTCAGCTGGGTCAGCCAGATCGCCGCGGATCGCCCGCCGGACGACGTCACCTTCCTGCTCATCGACTTCAAGGGCGGCGCCGCGTTTCGCCCGCTCGCTGTTCTCCCGCACTGTGTCGGGCTGGTCACCGACCTCGACGGGCGCCGGGCGGAGCGCGCCCTCGCGAGCCTCGGCGCAGAACTTCGTCACCGCGAACGGGTGCTCGCCGCGGCGGGTGCGAGGGACCTCGCCGAATGGCGTTCGCTCGACGGGCCGGCGTCGCCGAAGAGGCCCGCGTTGCCGCGGCTCGTGATCGTCGTCGACGAGTTCGCGACCATGCTCGCGTCGTTTCCGGAACTGCACGCGCTCTTCGTCGACATTGCGGCCAGGGGACGCTCGCTCGGCGTGCACCTCGTGCTGTGCACGCAGCGCCCGGCCGGAGTCGTGCGGGACGCCCTGCTCGCAAACTGCACCCTCCGGATCTCCCTGCGCGTCAACAACGCGGCGGACAGCCAGGCCGTGCTGGGGACGGACGCCGCAGCCGCCATCGCCGCCGCCGTTCCCGGTCGCTGCCTGATCGCGCTGGGGGACGGCGACCCAGAGGCCTGCCAGGTCGCCGTCACCTCGGGCGCGGAGATCGAGGCCCTGGCTGCGGTCGCGGGCTCAACCGTGGACGGAGGAGTCGTGCCGCCGCGGCACCCTCGCCGACCGTGGCTCGATCCGCTCCCTCCTCGGGTGGCCCTCGCCGACCTCGACGGGCTTCAGGACCTCGACAGGCCCGAGTCGGAGGCACATGCGCCGGACCGAACCCCGGCCGTGGAACACGAATTCCGCGTCGGACTGGTCGACGAGCCGGACCGGCAACGGTACAGCGTGGCCCGGTACGGTCCCGGGGACGGGAACATGTTCGTCCTCGGGGGAGCACGGAGCGGCAAGACCTCGGTGCTCAGCGTTTTCGCGTCCCAGGCACGCGCCGCGCACTCGTGGGTCGGTTGGCCGAATCCCGAAGTCGAAGCGGTCTGGGACGCCCTCACCGAGGCGCGCGACTGGATCGACCGGGGAGGCGCGGGCCGGGTTCGCACCGACCAGGCCGGTGCAGGCCCGGCCCGCCGCGCCAGCTCGAGGCTCCTGCTCCTCGACGATTTCGATTCGGTCTGCGCCCGCTGGGAGCCCGACCACCGGCAGGCGGCGCTCGAATGCCTCGCGAGCCTGCTTCGCGACGGACTCCCGGTCGGACTGCGCGTCGTCATCACGGCGCAACGCGTCAACGGGCCGCTTCAGAACCTGGCGGCGCTGTGCCAGGAACACCTGTTGCTTCGGCTGCCCGATCGCGCCGAACACCTCGCCGCCGGGGGACAGGCAGCCCAGTTCGATCCAACCCTCCCTCCCGGCGGCGGACACTGGCGTGGACGGCGCATTCAGGTGCTCGCTCCGCAATCTCTTGTCCCGGACACAGCTGCATCCCCTGTCGCCGGTAGGCCGGACCGCGCAGTCCCCGGCCCTGACGTGCGCCCGACCGCGACCGTACTCGTTCTCTCCGCGGGCACATCGATCATCCACGTGAGCGGGTCCCCGGCCCGCTCCGCCGCTCACTTTCGAGCGGATGCCGCGCACCCGGACGTTGTGGAGCTGACCGCCGGTGCCGGTCCCGCGAACTCGGAGGCAGTCCTGGTCCGGCGTGGCGCGGCGACCGTCTTCATCGGGGATCCCGAGACCTGGCAGGCCAACTGGTCGCTCCTGGCCGCGCTTCGGGTGCGCGCACCCATCGTCTTCGACGGCTGCACCCTCGCCGACTACCGCATGCTGACCCGCAGGCGAGATCTTCCGCCACCCCTGGCACCCGGCCGCGGTCATCTCTGGTCCCTGTCGCCCGAAGGCGCCCTCGCCCGGGTGGTCTTCGAGGCGGCGTGA
- a CDS encoding MoxR family ATPase, whose translation MNAPTNSTEQAAAATMTAGEAAQFAEVFERLVSGVERVLLGKHHVIRMAFTALLSGGHLLLEDVPGTGKTSLARAIAQSVQGTSNRIQFTPDLLPGDITGVSIYDQRNGAFEFHRGPVFANIVLADEINRASPKTQAALLEVMEEEQITADGVTHPVAEPFMVIATQNPIEQAGTYRLPEAQLDRFIMKASIGYPDHASTIQILEGAGRRAHAVVIPAVVSAATVVELAALARTVHVDPSINDYVSRLVDATRTTTEVRLGASVRGALALIRTAKTLAAANGRHYVIPDDVKQLAEAVLAHRLLLDPEAEFDGVTPSSIVARILIETPPPGDRQAA comes from the coding sequence TCTTCGAACGGCTCGTCTCCGGGGTCGAGCGGGTGCTGCTCGGCAAGCACCACGTCATCCGGATGGCTTTCACCGCGCTGCTCAGCGGCGGTCACCTGCTGCTTGAAGACGTGCCTGGCACCGGCAAGACGAGCCTCGCCCGGGCGATCGCGCAGAGCGTCCAGGGCACCAGCAACCGAATCCAGTTCACGCCGGACCTGCTCCCCGGCGACATCACCGGCGTCAGCATCTACGACCAGCGCAATGGAGCCTTCGAATTCCACCGCGGTCCCGTGTTCGCGAACATCGTGCTCGCCGACGAGATCAACCGCGCGAGCCCGAAGACCCAGGCGGCGCTGCTCGAGGTGATGGAGGAGGAGCAGATCACCGCGGACGGGGTGACGCACCCCGTCGCCGAGCCGTTCATGGTGATCGCCACCCAGAACCCGATCGAGCAGGCGGGCACCTACCGGCTGCCAGAGGCCCAACTCGACCGGTTCATCATGAAGGCCTCGATCGGCTATCCCGACCACGCCTCGACGATCCAGATCCTCGAGGGTGCCGGACGGCGTGCGCACGCGGTCGTCATCCCCGCCGTCGTCTCTGCCGCGACGGTTGTCGAACTCGCCGCGCTCGCCCGGACGGTCCACGTCGACCCCTCGATCAACGACTACGTCTCCCGCCTGGTCGACGCGACGCGCACGACCACCGAGGTGCGCCTCGGCGCGAGCGTTCGCGGTGCGCTGGCCCTCATCCGCACAGCGAAGACCCTCGCTGCGGCCAACGGGCGGCACTATGTCATTCCCGACGACGTGAAACAGCTCGCAGAGGCGGTCCTCGCGCACCGGCTCCTGCTCGATCCGGAGGCCGAGTTCGACGGTGTCACACCCTCGAGCATCGTTGCGCGCATCCTGATCGAGACGCCTCCGCCGGGAGACCGGCAGGCCGCGTGA
- a CDS encoding DUF58 domain-containing protein: MSDLGGAGPNGVGEDSADGRLAVLLVRSVGAVLATGALLTRTWRLATAVVTILGWSVLASAAVALATGYRLGWTELVVLGWTGLALVLASFGFLFGRTAYQIRLRVPVDRVVVGERVPGELIVRNPTGRRLPGVGVEVPVGLGLAEFAMPGLARGASFEDVFIVPTVRRGIIPIGPVRTVRADPVGLVRRELVWAERVDLFVHPRTLPIPSMSTGFIRDLEGNPTRDLTNLDISFHALREYVPGDERRSIHWKSTAKTGRLMVRQYEASRRSHLLVALSLAADDYADDEEFELAVSVAGSLGVRAIRDARTVSVVTSAIAPGAGRPGAAGRDQGQHRPNRAGTKRRRPAAERLSTLTITRLLDDLCRVDRTADALPLGALAQSAADTVAGISVVFLVYGSTVSLAELRAAATHFPGGVEVVAVVCATESVPSLRRVAELSVLTIGFLEDLQHSLAKGVAA, encoded by the coding sequence GTGAGCGATCTGGGCGGCGCAGGTCCGAACGGCGTCGGCGAGGACTCCGCCGACGGTCGTCTCGCCGTGCTGCTCGTGCGTTCGGTCGGTGCGGTCCTGGCGACCGGTGCGCTGCTGACGAGGACCTGGCGGCTCGCCACTGCCGTCGTCACGATCCTCGGCTGGAGCGTGCTCGCATCCGCCGCCGTCGCCCTCGCGACCGGGTACCGGCTCGGCTGGACCGAACTCGTGGTGCTGGGCTGGACTGGGCTCGCGCTCGTCCTGGCTTCATTCGGCTTCCTCTTCGGGCGGACCGCGTACCAGATTCGGCTCAGGGTTCCCGTGGACCGGGTCGTCGTGGGGGAACGGGTTCCCGGTGAACTGATCGTGCGCAACCCGACCGGCCGCCGGCTGCCTGGCGTCGGGGTCGAGGTTCCCGTCGGCCTCGGCCTCGCCGAGTTCGCCATGCCCGGGCTCGCGAGGGGTGCAAGCTTCGAGGACGTCTTCATCGTCCCGACCGTGCGGCGCGGGATCATCCCGATCGGGCCGGTGCGGACGGTGCGCGCAGACCCGGTCGGCCTCGTGCGCCGGGAACTCGTCTGGGCGGAACGGGTCGACCTCTTCGTGCATCCGCGCACCCTCCCGATTCCGAGTATGAGCACGGGGTTCATCCGTGACCTCGAGGGAAACCCCACCCGTGACCTCACCAACCTCGACATCTCGTTCCACGCCCTGCGGGAGTACGTTCCGGGGGATGAACGGCGCAGCATCCACTGGAAGAGCACCGCGAAGACCGGCCGCCTCATGGTGCGCCAGTACGAGGCGTCCCGGCGCAGTCACCTCCTGGTCGCACTGAGCCTCGCCGCAGACGACTACGCAGACGACGAGGAATTCGAACTCGCCGTGAGCGTCGCGGGCTCGCTCGGGGTGCGGGCGATCCGCGACGCACGCACGGTGTCCGTCGTCACGAGCGCCATTGCACCCGGCGCCGGCCGCCCGGGTGCGGCCGGCCGGGACCAGGGGCAGCACCGGCCGAACCGGGCAGGCACGAAGCGGCGGCGCCCCGCCGCCGAAAGGCTCAGCACCCTGACGATCACCCGCCTGCTCGACGACCTGTGCCGTGTGGATCGCACGGCGGATGCGCTGCCGCTCGGCGCACTCGCGCAGTCCGCAGCGGACACCGTCGCCGGTATTTCGGTCGTCTTCCTCGTGTACGGCTCAACGGTGAGCCTCGCCGAGCTGCGCGCAGCGGCGACCCACTTCCCCGGCGGGGTCGAAGTCGTGGCCGTCGTCTGCGCGACAGAGTCTGTGCCGAGCCTCCGGCGCGTCGCCGAGCTCAGCGTGCTCACCATCGGCTTCCTCGAAGACCTGCAGCACAGCCTCGCCAAGGGGGTTGCCGCGTGA